In Phocoena phocoena chromosome 3, mPhoPho1.1, whole genome shotgun sequence, a single window of DNA contains:
- the HDAC3 gene encoding histone deacetylase 3 isoform X2 yields the protein MPRSLRYHPRVLYIDIDIHHGDGVQEAFYLTDRVMTVSFHKYGNYFFPGTGDMYEVGAESGRYYCLNVPLRDGIDDQSYKHLFQPVINQVVDFYQPTCIVLQCGADSLGCDRLGCFNLSIRGHGECVEYVKSFNIPLLVLGGGGYTVRNVARCWTYETSLLVEEAISEELPYSEYFEYFAPDFTLHPDVSTRIENQNSRQYLDQIRQTIFENLKMLNHAPSVQIHDVPADLLTYDRTDEADAEERGPEENYSRPEAPNEFYDGDHDNDKESDVEI from the exons ATGCCAAGAAGTTTGAG GTACCACCCTCGGGTGCTCTACATTGATATTGACATCCACCACGGTGACGGGGTTCAGGAAGCCTTCTACCTCACGGACCGGGTCATGACAGTGTCCTTCCACAAATATGGAAACTACTTCTTCCCTGGCACAG GTGACATGTATGAAGTTGGAGCAGAGAGTGGCCGCTACTACTGCCTCAATGTGCCCCTGCGGGATGGCATTGATGACCAGA GTTACAAGCACCTTTTCCAGCCAGTTATCAACCAGGTGGTGGACTTCTACCAACCCACGTGCATTGTGCTCCAG TGTGGAGCTGACTCTCTGGGCTGTGATCGATTGGGCTGCTTCAACCTCAGCATTCGAGGACATGG GGAGTGCGTTGAATATGTCAAGAGCTTCAATATCCCTCTGCTGGTGCTGGGTGGTGGTGGCTATACTGTCCGGAATGTTGCCCGCTGTTG GACGTATGAGACATCGCTGCTAGTAGAAGAGGCCATTAGTGAGGAGCTTCCCTACAGTG AATACTTTGAGTACTTTGCCCCGGACTTCACGCTCCATCCAGATGTCAGCACCCGCATCGAGAATCAGAACTCACGCCAG TATCTGGACCAGATCCGCCAGACAATCTTTGAAAACCTGAAGATGCTGAACCACGCACCTAGTGTCCAGATTCATGATGTGCCGGCAGACCTCCTGACCTATGACAGGACTGATGAGGCTGACGCGGAGGAGAGGGGTCCCGAGGAGAACTAcagcag